From a region of the Helianthus annuus cultivar XRQ/B chromosome 5, HanXRQr2.0-SUNRISE, whole genome shotgun sequence genome:
- the LOC110941197 gene encoding reticulon-like protein B21, producing the protein MDMERKRVAPNSSKTGVVMGSVWESRMKGSLKVFNGDDKIQETENKNNQSESFRSKQSPNGVGKRKTWKSDGNSEGNERSPVQISKVRSENKKELSDSIDGIGIKKSPVTVQVKKGRPEWNRVASVSIDGIERSPVQRSVKTRSLSRKVSTTSDLKDVIDECNDGIQESDGGNRGDDDEGKNNTSDCSQSLDVCEEKLMMVVELKRVKSLDSEEDSDKVTLEKNEEVNEERAIVIVKEPEPEPEPEPEPVLTVHKKKSSDVVIEEKKIHHRNERSNLVSKTVRKQLPPVVNHPKTSSKPNEFPSQRVPKSHSKLQSLIDLIMWKDASKSALVFGFGTFTILSSSYTQDLNISFISVISYLSLIYLAATFIFKSFILRGVVQSSDNITDDDEYVVGEEEAIWALKLFLPYINEFLLKVKALFSGDPATTMKMAVLLFILARCGSSITIWKMAKLGFFGVFTVPKICSSYSSQLSAYGAFWIQRFKDAWDSCSQKKAVAFGVFTLVWNLSSIVARIWAVFMLLVAFKFYQQSMTKEDQVVEEEEPIIHRNQSSWQEQRNGRIFASTESTKLKKRS; encoded by the exons ATGGATATGGAAAGGAAAAGAGTGGCACCCAATTCATCAAAAACAGGGGTGGTGATGGGCTCTGTCTGGGAGAGTAGAATGAAGGGTAGCTTGAAAGTGTTCAATGGGGATGACAAGATTCAAGAAactgaaaacaaaaacaatcaaagTGAGAGTTTTAGATCTAAACAGAGTCCCAATGGTGTTGGAAAGAGGAAAACTTGGAAATCTGATGGTAATTCAGAAGGAAATGAGAGAAGCCCAGTTCAGATCTCAAAGGTTAGATCTGAAAACAAGAAGGAATTGAGTGATTCCATTGATGGAATTGGAATCAAGAAAAGCCCTGTTACTGTTCAGGTGAAGAAAGGGAGACCAGAATGGAATAGGGTGGCTAGTGTTTCCATTGATGGAATTGAGAGAAGCCCAGTTCAGAGGAGTGTAAAGACTAGATCTTTATCAAGAAAAGTGAGTACAACTAGTGATTTAAAGGATGTAATTGATGAATGCAATGATGGAATTCAAGAAAGTGATGGTGGAAACagaggtgatgatgatgagggAAAGAATAATACATCTGATTGCAGTCAAAGTTTAGATGTTTGTGAGGAGAAGTTGATGATGGTTGTTGAATTGAAAAGGGTCAAATCTTTAGATAGTGAAGAAGATTCTGATAAGGTAACATTGGAGAAAAATGAAGAAGTTAATGAAGAAAGAGCCATTGTTATTGTTAAAGAACCTGAACCCGAACCGGAACCGGAACCCGAGCCTGTTTTGACAGTTCACAAAAAGAAGTCATCAGATGTTGTAATTGAAGAAAAGAAAATCCATCACAGAAATGAAAGATCAAATCTTGTTTCAAAAACTGTTAGAAAACAGCTTCCTCCTGTCGTAAATCATCCTAAAACAAGTTCAAAGCCAA ATGAATTCCCATCACAAAGGGTGCCCAAATCCCATAGCAAACTGCAGAGTTTGA TTGATTTGATCATGTGGAAAGATGCATCAAAATCAGCACTAGTTTTTGGTTTTGGAACATTTACAATTCTTTCATCCTCATACACTCAAGACCTCAATATCAG CTTCATTTCTGTGATTTCTTATCTGAGTCTCATCTATCTTGCTGCAACCTTCATTTTCAAATCCTTTATTTTGAG GGGTGTTGTACAATCATCGGATAATATTACGGACGATGACGAATATGTTGTTGGTGAAGAAGAAGCAATTTGGGCACTAAAACTATTTCTTCCTTACATCAATGAATTTCTCTTAAAGGTCAAAGCTTTGTTTTCAGGTGATCCTGCTACTACAATGAAG ATGGCAGTGTTGCTATTTATTTTAGCAAGATGTGGCAGCTCTATAACCATATGGAAAATGGCCAAATTGG GTTTTTTTGGAGTTTTTACAGTGCCAAAGATATGCTCATCATATTCTTCTCAATTGTCTGCATATG GTGCATTTTGGATTCAACGATTTAAAGATGCTTGGGATTCATGCTCTCAAAAGAAAGCCGTCGCTTTTGGTGTTTTTACACTTGTTTGGAACCTTTCGTCAATCGTTGCTCGTATTTGGGCAG TGTTCATGTTGTTGGTGGCATTCAAATTCTATCAACAATCCATGACAAAAGAGGATCAAGTTGTTGAGGAAGAAGAACCAATTATACATAGAAATCAAAGTTCCtggcaagaacaaagaaatgGGAGAATTTTTGCATCAACCGAAAGCACTAAGCTAAAGAAAAGATCTTGA